A single genomic interval of Gossypium raimondii isolate GPD5lz chromosome 11, ASM2569854v1, whole genome shotgun sequence harbors:
- the LOC105761058 gene encoding uncharacterized protein LOC105761058: MVEPKSKIESIREWVVDHKLRTVGCLWLSGIAGSIAYNWSQPGMKTSVKIIHARLHAQALTLAALAGAAAVEYYDHRNRAKADPYAKFLPADGYSHKD, from the exons ATGGTGGAACCTAAGAGCAAGATTGAATCAATAAGGGAATGGGTCGTTGATCACAAGCTTAGAACTGTTG ggTGTCTGTGGCTGAGCGGTATTGCGGGTTCTATTGCTTACAATTGGTCTCAACCTGGTATGAAAACCAGCGTTAAAATTATTCACGCTAG GTTGCATGCTCAAGCCCTTACGTTGGCAGCGTTAGCCGGTGCTGCAGCTGTGGAATACTATGATCATAGGAACAGAGCCAAAGCTGATCCATATGCAAAGTTCCTTCCGGCTGATGGATACTCGCACAAGGATTAG
- the LOC105801265 gene encoding uncharacterized protein LOC105801265 produces MCVDYRDLNKASLNDNFLLPHIDTLVDNTTGYSLFSFMNGFSKYDQIKMHPEDMEKTTFVTIWEHFGFIASEKGIEIDPDKVKAIQELPLPHSKGGAWDEECQKTFDKVKHYLSNAPVLMPPSPDKPLILYLAVFGNSMECVLGQHDESGRKERAIYYLKCVLGQHDESGRKERAIYYLSKKFAKCETRYPPIEKLFFFLNLDNPKTETIHVVLYDLAYLENRPSKNVVKGSAIADFLANRALEDYEPMNFDFPNEDLMYITTTEEDAPKEYPWKLNFDRASNGDHYPFTSKLDFDYTNNMAEYEACIMGIRETIERKIKVLEVCGDSALVIYQLKGEWETRDSKLIDYRRLVLELIKEFDNITFCYLPRDKNKMADTLATLASMVKVNKQEDLKPIHMSIYEAPSYCYNIEEEKKDNHSWYHDILQYVKNREYPD; encoded by the exons atgtgtgtagacTACAGGGATTTAAACAAAGCCAGCCTGAATGACAATTTCCTGTTGCCTCACATCGACACCTTAGTAGACAACACGACGGGTTATTCATTGTTCTCTTTCATGAATGGCTTCTCCAAATACGaccagataaagatgcatcctgaagacatGGAAAAGACCACATTCGTAACTATTTGGGAACATTTTG GATTTATAGCCAGCGAGAAAGGGATCGAGATCGACCCGGATAAAGTCAAGGCTATACAGGAGTTGCCTCTACCACACTCAAAAGGAG GTGCATGGGATGAGGAATGCCAGAAGACCTTCGACAAGGTTAAACATTACTTGTCCAACGCCCCAGTACTGATGCCACCTAGCCCAGATAAGCCACTGATACTGTACTTGGCAGTATTTGGAAATTCTATGGAATGCGTGcttggccaacatgatgagtcagggaGGAAAGAAAGAGCGATATATTATCTCA AATGCGTGcttggccaacatgatgagtcagggaGGAAAGAAAGAGCGATATattatctcagtaagaaatttgCTAAATGTGAGACAAGATATCCGCCAATTGAGaagttgttttttttccttaatctGGACAACCCAAAGACCgagacaatacatgttgtactATACGACTTGGCTTATCTCGAAAATAGACCctctaaa AATGTAgtaaaagggagtgcaatagcagaTTTCCTAGCCAATAGAGCCCTAGAAGATTACGAGCCtatgaactttgatttcccaaatgaagatCTGATGTATATTACAACCACTGAAGAAGATGCTCCAAAAGAATATCCCTGGAAACTAAATTTTGATAGGGCCTCAaacggagatcattatccttttaccagcaaacttgattttgattacaCAAACAACATGGCAGAATACgaagcatgcatcatgggtatTCGTGAAACTATAGAACGTAAGATCAAGGTGTTGGAGGTATGTGGTGATTCTGCACTAGTGATTTATCAACTCAAAGGTGAATGGGAGACGAGAGATTCCAAGTTGATCGATTACCGAAGGCTGGTTCTTGAGTTAATTAAGGAGTTTGATAACATCACTTTCTGCTACCTCCCGCGAGATAAAAATAAGATGGCTGACACTTTGGCTACCTTAGCTTCCATGGTCAAAGTAAACAAACAAGAGGATCTAAAACCTATCCATATGAGTATTTATGAGGCTCCGTCCTATTGTTACAACATCgaggaagaaaaaaaggatAATCACTCTTGGTACCACGATATACTGCAATATGTAAAGAATCGTGAATACCCTGATTAG